The DNA region TCTTCTTCCCCTCGTCCTCCGAAAGTCCATGAAACTGTGCCCGCACTATGATCGACCGGTTCGAGAAGTTGAAATATTTCAGATCAAAGCCACTTTCGGCATGACAATCCGCGCAGGCGGCCACCAGCGGCTGCCCCGAGGCGTCGCGGAGCAGGTGCCGGCTTTTCCACAGACGCTGGCCTTCGGCAATGGCCTCGGGCGTGTCGTACCCTTCGGGTGGTCCCCACTGGGCCGGATCGTCCCACACGAACCGGGTGCCCTGCAGCACGCTCTGTCCGTTGCGTCCGCCCCGTCGCAGGTCCAGCTCCAGGACACGGTAGCCCGAACTGATGCCTTCCGTGCCGTTAAATCGAAATTCAATCGTATTGCGGCCCGGGCGCAGCTTTCCGGTCCCCCGAATCGAAATCATTCCGCGCAGCGTCTGATAAGGGCCTCCGATCGGCCCGGTGAGTGGCGGGGCATACATCTTCGACTCTGGATAAAAGGCCTTGAAATGCGCATTGTCGATGGGAATCCAGGCCCCCCCGTTAATGCGAAAACTGGCCTTCTTATCATAGTCTCCGGTACCATCCAGCTCCGGCGTGTACTTATACCCCAGATTGTGGGCTTTCAGGTAGAGGGAATCGACGCCGGTGGTATCGGACACGAAGACCTCGACGGCTACCACAAAGCTATCTGGACCGATGACTTCAATAGGAAGGGTTACCACGACTTCCTCGCTGGCCTGCAGCTTCCAGAAGGGGGCGATCAAAATCCCACTTCCGCTCAGGATCAACAGGCCCCAGCATAGAGCCCACAGCGAACGACGGCGGTACTGCATGAACCTGCCTCGCTGGTTGTTTGAAACAAGCAAGCAGGAACACGCAGGTACCGTGCACCTCGTGGATGGTCGGGGAACGACAGCGCTGACAGACCTGTGTGGCGTCCGGTCCCCGGCTACCGGATCACCACCACCTGTCCCGAAGCGTGATGCGGCCCGGCCTGCAACCGGTAGAAATAGGTGCCGCCGGCCAGATGACGGGCGTCGAAGATTGCGCGGTGCACGCCGGCTTCCTGACGTGCATCGACCAGCGTCGCCACCCGCCGCCCCAGCAGATCAAAGATCTCCAGCCGCACCTCGGAGGCTTCCGGAAGCTGATACGTGATCACGGCCCGGTCGATGACCGGATGGGGATAAGGCGCCTGCACTGCAAAACGCATCGGAACGCCATCCACCTCGACAGCCCACACCTGATCAGGGGCGAAGTGTAGTGTAGCCGCAAGGGGTTGCTGCTGAAGCGCATCCACGATCGCTACCACCTTGAGGCGACGCGCTCCGTCCTGTCCGAGCCACCAGAGCTCCAGCGCCTCGCCCATTCCGGCACCCTCCCGCACTTCGGTCAGCGGCTCGTCTCCCCGAACAACTATGACCGCCTTCCCTGCCTGCACCATTCCTTCTCCCACAACTTCTCCCTGGAGCGTACGCACCTGGACGTGCCCGCCCTCCGGCAGATCGTTCAGGATAAGCACACTGCTCAATGACGTCCCACGCCCTTCCCGTCCACTCCCCTCAGCGCCCCGCTTACCCCTGCCTGTCGCCGGATACTGTAGCGATGTTTGCTGTTCCACATAGACCTTATATCCCTGCCCCGGCGTCAGCGTCTGCAACGTGTAGATCTCATACGCCGGGAAGAACAGCCGGCCTTCCAGGTCCTTTACCAGCACAAGCGCAGAGCCCAGCGAAGCCAGGGCCTCGGCAACCGACATGGGTGCCGTCGACCAGTAAGGGATCCAGTTCCAGCCTGCCTCCAGCTCGACGGTCGTCGCGGGCGGAATGGCTCGCCCTTTCACCGTCCAGGTGGTCGGTTCGGTCACAAAGATCATGTAGGCCCGGCGCCCGTCCCAGCGTCCGATCTGGTCGATGCCCAGCTCCGGACTGTAAACCCGTCCGTCTTCGTCCTTGACCAGCACCAGCCGATCATGGATCGGAGCCATCAACTCTTCCAGGCGATCGTCAGCAGGCTGAACATACAGCGACACCAGGTTCCATCCGGCCTGCAGCGTAAGGGTTTGACTTGTCGTGTCCGTGTTCAGGAAGAACCGTTCCCAGTTACCCCCGGGACTCAGGCGTTCCATGAGGCGGGCCACGCGGTCGATCACGCCCGGATCGACCCCGTAACACTGGGCCTGATAGAGGAACTGCAGCATGGCCTCGTCCTTCCACCAGTTCGGATCGACCGGCACCGCGCGATCGCAGCTTTCTCGGCGCACGTCATAGGTCGTGTCGGGCGGCAGTAGGATCTTATGTTTGATGTTCTCCGGAAGGCTCCGGATGTAGTCGGCATGCCGCTCGTCGTAACGCTCGGCTTCTTCGATCCATACCCGCAGCAGCGCCTCGGTGATGTTGCGCATCTCCTCGGGCGTAAACTCTTCAGCGCGCTTCTTATGGCCGAGGTAGAACCATTTGAGCGGCATAAACTCTTTCAGGTTCTTGAAGCCCGGTCGATTCTGCTTGCCAAAGCCCGGAACCATCCAGTCCGGAGCATTCCGCTCCACGTACCACGACGTGCGCGTCTGCATCATCGTGACCAGACTTTTCAGATACTCCGCTCCATACACGCGTCCATACCAGGCCGATACGTTGCCGATGTGGGCAAAAACGTAGTTCCAGTCAACGTTTGTCGTACCTCCCGACGTTCTGGTACCACTGTTCAGAATCTGCGCCATCTGATACCAGGTCATTGAGAAGTACTGGTCCTGGGCCTTGGTAGGATAGGGTCCAATATCCGGGTATTTGCTTCCCTGCTTATGCGTAGCCATGTCGTACACCCACATGCCCCGCACCGGCCAGTTGCGATCCCATCCCGAAAGGTCGATCTCGTCCGCCCGCGCGTTGCTGCCGTAGATTTCGACGATTTTGTC from Rhodothermus sp. includes:
- a CDS encoding T9SS C-terminal target domain-containing protein — protein: MQYRRRSLWALCWGLLILSGSGILIAPFWKLQASEEVVVTLPIEVIGPDSFVVAVEVFVSDTTGVDSLYLKAHNLGYKYTPELDGTGDYDKKASFRINGGAWIPIDNAHFKAFYPESKMYAPPLTGPIGGPYQTLRGMISIRGTGKLRPGRNTIEFRFNGTEGISSGYRVLELDLRRGGRNGQSVLQGTRFVWDDPAQWGPPEGYDTPEAIAEGQRLWKSRHLLRDASGQPLVAACADCHAESGFDLKYFNFSNRSIIVRAQFHGLSEDEGKKIAAYIRSIDLKLPPGETVASCGGRPWDPPYQPGPGLSKR
- a CDS encoding T9SS C-terminal target domain-containing protein, with the translated sequence AYIRSIDLKLPPGETVASCGGRPWDPPYQPGPGLSKRPVECWAAGAGIDWVLAEDRDMLPYLAPDAATRTALEALQGVPPSPEHFMARADLSVANLVRHFDLKKSLPLSDIPVPYQMPDIFEWWPDVYPGDYFGDEVFHSSEAYQRWQQAYEALKQPGQVERLIEEARRYVNSWMSRGLPTFFRFEMNPKNMPADLKPYLPDSWKQNTGEGEIARLSVRQWILIKLWELLHEYKLEDKIVEIYGSNARADEIDLSGWDRNWPVRGMWVYDMATHKQGSKYPDIGPYPTKAQDQYFSMTWYQMAQILNSGTRTSGGTTNVDWNYVFAHIGNVSAWYGRVYGAEYLKSLVTMMQTRTSWYVERNAPDWMVPGFGKQNRPGFKNLKEFMPLKWFYLGHKKRAEEFTPEEMRNITEALLRVWIEEAERYDERHADYIRSLPENIKHKILLPPDTTYDVRRESCDRAVPVDPNWWKDEAMLQFLYQAQCYGVDPGVIDRVARLMERLSPGGNWERFFLNTDTTSQTLTLQAGWNLVSLYVQPADDRLEELMAPIHDRLVLVKDEDGRVYSPELGIDQIGRWDGRRAYMIFVTEPTTWTVKGRAIPPATTVELEAGWNWIPYWSTAPMSVAEALASLGSALVLVKDLEGRLFFPAYEIYTLQTLTPGQGYKVYVEQQTSLQYPATGRGKRGAEGSGREGRGTSLSSVLILNDLPEGGHVQVRTLQGEVVGEGMVQAGKAVIVVRGDEPLTEVREGAGMGEALELWWLGQDGARRLKVVAIVDALQQQPLAATLHFAPDQVWAVEVDGVPMRFAVQAPYPHPVIDRAVITYQLPEASEVRLEIFDLLGRRVATLVDARQEAGVHRAIFDARHLAGGTYFYRLQAGPHHASGQVVVIR